One region of Priestia megaterium genomic DNA includes:
- the truB gene encoding tRNA pseudouridine(55) synthase TruB, translating into MDGVLVLHKPAGLTSHDCVFKVRKLLRTKKVGHTGTLDPDVTGVLPICIGRATKIVEYLTGATKTYEGEVTLGFSTTTEDSSGEVVEEKKVADSFSRAQIEEVLSSMTGELQQVPPMYSAVKVKGKKLYEYARQGIEVERPVRTIHIYNFELLDDRATFEGEQISFKFRVTCSKGTYVRTLAVMIGEALGYPSHMSYLQRTGSGQFSLKDCVTFEDIERAVEEETINEKLHSIEEALNHLPKLQISDTLAEKVKNGAVLPCTEDEELKKEPFFLMINSAGKCLAIYAQHPTKKHLMKPVKVLAID; encoded by the coding sequence GTGGACGGTGTTTTAGTTTTACATAAACCAGCTGGCCTGACTTCGCACGACTGTGTGTTTAAAGTCCGAAAGCTGCTTCGCACTAAAAAGGTAGGGCATACAGGCACATTAGACCCAGACGTTACAGGGGTATTGCCTATTTGTATCGGTAGAGCTACCAAGATTGTAGAATATCTAACAGGAGCTACTAAAACCTATGAAGGGGAAGTTACACTCGGGTTTTCTACAACAACAGAAGATTCTTCCGGAGAGGTTGTAGAAGAAAAGAAAGTAGCGGATTCTTTTTCACGTGCTCAAATCGAAGAAGTGCTGTCTTCGATGACAGGAGAACTTCAGCAAGTCCCTCCAATGTATTCAGCGGTAAAGGTCAAAGGTAAAAAACTATATGAATATGCAAGGCAAGGAATCGAAGTAGAGCGCCCAGTTAGAACCATTCATATCTATAACTTTGAACTGCTGGATGATCGCGCTACATTTGAGGGAGAACAAATTTCCTTCAAATTCCGCGTAACGTGCAGCAAAGGTACATATGTGCGAACGCTTGCTGTGATGATTGGAGAAGCTCTTGGCTATCCATCTCATATGTCGTATTTGCAGCGAACAGGTTCCGGGCAGTTTTCACTCAAAGATTGTGTGACATTTGAAGATATTGAACGGGCGGTAGAAGAAGAAACGATCAATGAGAAACTACATTCAATCGAAGAAGCTCTTAATCATTTGCCGAAACTTCAAATTAGTGATACATTAGCAGAGAAAGTGAAAAATGGCGCGGTATTGCCGTGTACGGAAGATGAAGAGTTAAAAAAAGAACCCTTCTTTTTAATGATAAATTCTGCAGGCAAGTGCTTAGCAATTTATGCTCAGCACCCAACAAAAAAACATTTAATGAAGCCGGTTAAAGTGTTGGCAATCGACTAG
- the rnpM gene encoding RNase P modulator RnpM, producing the protein MNNRKKVPMRKCVATGEMKPKKELVRVVRSKEGDVSVDVTGKKSGRGAYVSKDKEAILLAKKKNVLSTHLGASIDEAVYEELLALVEKEKQSR; encoded by the coding sequence GTGAACAATCGTAAAAAAGTCCCGATGCGAAAATGTGTGGCCACTGGAGAAATGAAGCCTAAAAAAGAGCTAGTACGCGTTGTACGTTCAAAAGAAGGCGACGTTTCAGTTGATGTAACGGGTAAAAAGTCCGGGCGCGGAGCTTATGTAAGCAAGGATAAAGAAGCAATTTTATTGGCAAAAAAGAAAAATGTGCTTTCGACACATTTAGGCGCGTCAATAGATGAAGCGGTTTATGAAGAGTTGCTAGCGCTTGTAGAAAAGGAGAAACAGTCACGCTAA
- the ribF gene encoding bifunctional riboflavin kinase/FAD synthetase, which yields METIEIRHPHHFQREAVQQSVLALGYFDGVHLGHQQVINSAKQLADEKGIASAVMTFTPHPSVVLGRNVQHIDMITPLQEKKKLIEEMGIDFLYIVHFDKQFAALLPQEFVDQYIIGLNVQHVVAGFDYTYGKLGKGTMEILPFHSRSKFTQTTIDKLTNGEEKISSTLIRESLANGDMHRVKELLGRYYEVSGTVTHGEKRGRQIGFPTANIALDDEYLLPRIGVYAVELQLHGKWYAGVCNVGYKPTFHDNLEKPTIEVHLLSFDEQIYDQHVTVKWHRMIRSEKKFSGIEELVGQISKDKEEALAYFEGIQKNKK from the coding sequence TTGGAAACGATTGAAATTCGACATCCACACCACTTTCAACGAGAAGCTGTTCAACAATCAGTGTTAGCGCTTGGTTATTTTGATGGTGTGCATTTAGGGCATCAGCAAGTGATAAATTCAGCAAAACAGTTAGCCGATGAAAAAGGCATAGCTAGTGCTGTGATGACGTTTACTCCTCACCCTTCTGTGGTGCTCGGGCGCAATGTGCAGCACATTGATATGATCACACCGCTTCAAGAAAAAAAGAAACTCATTGAGGAAATGGGAATTGACTTTTTATATATCGTTCATTTTGATAAACAGTTTGCAGCACTATTGCCTCAAGAGTTTGTTGATCAGTATATTATTGGACTGAATGTACAGCATGTGGTAGCTGGATTTGACTATACGTATGGAAAGTTAGGTAAAGGAACAATGGAAATACTACCATTTCATTCTCGATCAAAATTCACGCAAACAACAATTGATAAGTTAACAAATGGCGAAGAAAAAATTAGTTCAACGCTTATTCGCGAAAGTTTAGCAAATGGAGATATGCATCGAGTAAAAGAGCTGCTTGGCCGCTATTATGAAGTGTCAGGTACAGTGACTCATGGAGAAAAGCGAGGCAGGCAAATAGGTTTTCCTACTGCTAACATCGCTTTAGACGATGAGTATTTACTTCCACGCATCGGCGTGTATGCTGTTGAGCTTCAGCTTCACGGTAAGTGGTATGCAGGAGTGTGCAACGTGGGCTACAAGCCGACTTTTCACGATAATTTAGAAAAGCCAACAATCGAAGTCCACTTATTATCATTTGACGAGCAAATCTACGATCAGCACGTAACGGTGAAATGGCACCGAATGATTCGCTCAGAAAAAAAGTTCAGCGGCATCGAAGAGCTTGTCGGTCAGATCTCAAAGGACAAGGAAGAAGCCCTTGCTTATTTTGAAGGAATTCAAAAAAACAAGAAATAA
- the rpsO gene encoding 30S ribosomal protein S15 — MAITQERKNEIISEYKTHANDTGSPEVQIAVLTEQINNLNGHLRTHKKDHHSRRGLLKMVGRRRNLLNYLRNKDVTRYRELINKLGLRR; from the coding sequence ATGGCTATCACACAAGAGCGTAAAAATGAAATCATTAGTGAGTACAAAACTCATGCGAACGACACTGGTTCTCCAGAAGTTCAAATCGCTGTCCTAACAGAGCAAATTAACAATCTAAACGGTCACTTACGTACTCATAAAAAGGATCACCATTCACGTCGTGGTCTTTTAAAAATGGTAGGTCGACGTCGTAACTTACTTAACTACCTACGTAACAAAGACGTTACTCGTTATCGTGAGTTAATCAACAAACTTGGTTTACGTCGATAA
- a CDS encoding DUF503 domain-containing protein produces MIGLVECECLIYDAASLKEKRAVLQRILMRLKQRFNVSVSETDFQDVWQRTKISIVTVSSSRVTTEQELQKALSLIDSFPEIERTITTFDWL; encoded by the coding sequence ATGATTGGACTAGTGGAGTGTGAATGCTTAATTTACGATGCTGCTTCTCTTAAAGAAAAACGTGCCGTGCTTCAGCGCATCTTGATGCGCTTGAAGCAGCGGTTTAACGTATCGGTTTCAGAAACTGATTTTCAAGATGTGTGGCAACGAACAAAAATTAGCATTGTCACAGTCTCATCTAGCCGTGTCACAACGGAACAAGAACTGCAAAAAGCGCTAAGCTTGATTGATTCTTTTCCAGAGATTGAACGTACCATTACAACTTTTGATTGGTTATAA
- the pnp gene encoding polyribonucleotide nucleotidyltransferase, with the protein MEQEKRVFSVDLAGRKLEVEVGQLAKQANGAALIRYGDTVVLSTATASKEPKNVDFFPLTVNYEERLYAVGKIPGGFIKREGRPSEKAILASRLIDRPIRPLFADGFRNEVQVVSVVMSVDQNCSSEIAAMFGSSLALSVSDIPFEGPIAGVIVGRVDNEFVVNPTVDELEKSDIHLTVAGTKDAINMVEAGADEVPEEVMLEAIMFGHEQIKKLIAFQEEIVAAVGKEKVEVELYTVNADLERQVREIAEGDMNRAVQVQEKHARENAIKEVKSAVAAKFEEQDVEEEVLNQVNEILSKLVKSEVRRLITEEKVRPDGRSIDEIRPLSSETNLLPRTHGSGLFTRGQTQALSICTLGALGDVQILDGLSVEESKRFMHHYNFPSFSVGETRPMRGPGRREIGHGALGERALEPVIPNEKDFPYTIRLVSEVLESNGSTSQASICASTLAMMDAGVPIKAPVAGIAMGLIKSGEHYSILTDIQGMEDHLGDMDFKVAGTENGVTALQMDIKIDGLSREILDEALQQAKKGRMQILNHMMSTIATPRQELSQYAPKILTMAINPDKIRDVIGPSGKQINKIIEETGVKIDIEQDGTIFISSIDQPMNEKAKKIIEDLVREVEVGQMYLGKVKRIEKFGAFVEIFSGKDGLVHISELAEERIGKVEDVVAIGDELLVKVMEIDKQGRVNLSRKAILKEQKEKEEKAKETK; encoded by the coding sequence ATGGAACAAGAAAAACGAGTGTTCTCTGTAGATCTAGCTGGACGAAAGCTAGAAGTTGAAGTTGGCCAGTTGGCAAAACAAGCAAATGGCGCAGCATTAATCCGCTATGGAGACACAGTTGTATTAAGTACAGCAACGGCTTCAAAAGAGCCTAAAAATGTAGATTTCTTCCCGTTAACAGTAAACTATGAAGAGCGTTTATATGCAGTCGGTAAAATCCCAGGTGGATTCATTAAGCGTGAAGGCAGACCAAGTGAAAAAGCAATCTTGGCTAGCCGTTTAATCGACCGTCCGATTCGTCCTTTATTCGCAGATGGTTTCCGAAACGAAGTTCAAGTTGTCAGCGTTGTAATGAGCGTAGACCAAAACTGTTCTTCAGAAATCGCAGCAATGTTTGGTTCTTCATTAGCATTATCAGTATCTGATATTCCATTTGAAGGTCCTATTGCAGGCGTAATCGTAGGCCGTGTAGACAATGAATTTGTTGTAAACCCAACGGTAGATGAGCTTGAAAAAAGCGATATTCATCTGACGGTTGCTGGTACAAAAGACGCGATCAACATGGTTGAAGCAGGCGCTGATGAAGTACCGGAAGAAGTAATGTTAGAAGCAATTATGTTTGGACACGAGCAAATTAAAAAATTAATTGCGTTCCAAGAAGAAATTGTAGCAGCAGTAGGCAAAGAAAAAGTTGAAGTTGAGCTTTATACTGTTAATGCTGACCTTGAGCGTCAAGTTCGCGAAATTGCAGAAGGTGACATGAATCGTGCTGTTCAAGTTCAAGAAAAGCATGCGCGCGAAAATGCGATTAAAGAAGTGAAAAGCGCTGTAGCTGCAAAATTTGAAGAGCAAGATGTAGAAGAAGAAGTACTAAATCAAGTGAATGAAATTTTGTCGAAGCTTGTTAAAAGTGAAGTGCGTCGCTTGATCACAGAAGAAAAAGTACGTCCTGATGGCCGTAGTATTGACGAAATTCGTCCACTTTCTTCTGAAACAAACTTGCTTCCACGTACACACGGATCTGGATTATTTACGCGTGGACAAACTCAAGCGCTTAGCATCTGTACATTAGGTGCACTTGGCGATGTGCAAATTTTAGATGGTTTAAGTGTAGAAGAATCTAAACGCTTCATGCATCACTATAACTTCCCTTCATTTAGTGTTGGTGAAACTAGACCGATGCGCGGACCGGGTCGTCGTGAAATTGGACATGGTGCGCTAGGTGAACGTGCACTTGAACCGGTTATTCCAAATGAAAAAGATTTCCCTTATACAATTCGTCTTGTATCTGAAGTATTAGAGTCAAACGGTTCTACTTCACAAGCAAGTATTTGTGCAAGTACGCTTGCAATGATGGATGCTGGGGTTCCAATTAAAGCACCTGTAGCAGGGATTGCAATGGGTCTGATCAAATCAGGTGAACACTACTCGATTCTAACGGACATTCAAGGAATGGAAGATCACCTAGGAGACATGGACTTTAAAGTAGCAGGTACCGAAAATGGCGTAACTGCGCTTCAAATGGATATTAAAATTGACGGGTTATCTCGTGAAATTTTAGACGAAGCCCTTCAACAAGCGAAAAAAGGCCGTATGCAAATCTTAAATCATATGATGTCAACGATTGCTACGCCTCGTCAAGAGCTTTCTCAATATGCGCCTAAGATCCTTACAATGGCGATTAACCCTGATAAAATTCGTGATGTTATTGGACCAAGCGGCAAGCAAATCAATAAAATCATCGAAGAAACAGGCGTTAAAATTGATATCGAACAAGATGGTACAATCTTCATTTCTTCTATTGATCAGCCGATGAATGAAAAAGCGAAGAAAATCATTGAAGATCTTGTACGCGAAGTTGAAGTCGGCCAAATGTACTTAGGAAAAGTAAAACGAATTGAAAAATTCGGTGCATTTGTAGAAATCTTCAGCGGAAAAGATGGGCTTGTTCATATTTCAGAGCTTGCAGAAGAGCGTATTGGAAAAGTCGAAGACGTTGTAGCGATTGGTGACGAGCTTTTAGTTAAAGTCATGGAAATTGATAAACAAGGTCGCGTTAACTTATCTCGTAAAGCAATTTTAAAAGAACAAAAAGAAAAAGAAGAAAAAGCAAAAGAAACAAAATAA
- the nusA gene encoding transcription termination factor NusA, protein MSSELFDALVILEKEKGISKDVIIEAIEAALISAYKRNFNQAQNVRVDLNLERGSMRVFARKDVVDEVYDPRLEISVEEAQTINPNFQLDDVVEIEVTPKDFGRIAAQTAKQVVTQRVREAERGVIYSEFSDREEDIMTGIVQRQDSRFIYVSLGKIEALLPQSEQMPNEQYKPHDRIKVYITKVEKTTKGPQIYVSRTHPGLLKRLFEKEVPEIYDGTVELKSVAREAGDRSKISVHSEYAEVDPVGSCVGPKGQRVQAVVNELKGEKIDIVRWSNDPVEFVANALSPSKVVDVIVDENEKATTVIVPDYQLSLAIGKRGQNARLAAKLTGWKIDIKSQSEAEQEGMVVKSSDDMLVSQHAFDSDEDME, encoded by the coding sequence ATGAGCAGTGAGTTATTTGATGCCTTAGTCATTCTTGAAAAAGAGAAAGGCATTAGCAAAGATGTAATTATTGAAGCAATTGAAGCAGCGCTAATTTCTGCTTACAAACGCAACTTTAACCAAGCGCAAAACGTACGCGTTGATTTAAATTTAGAAAGAGGTTCAATGCGCGTGTTTGCTCGCAAAGATGTGGTTGATGAAGTATATGATCCACGTCTAGAAATTTCGGTTGAAGAAGCACAAACAATCAACCCTAACTTCCAGCTAGACGATGTGGTTGAAATCGAAGTAACGCCAAAAGACTTTGGACGCATCGCGGCTCAAACAGCAAAACAAGTTGTTACACAGCGTGTTCGTGAGGCGGAGCGCGGCGTTATCTACTCAGAGTTCAGCGATCGTGAAGAAGATATTATGACAGGTATTGTTCAGCGTCAAGATTCTCGCTTCATTTACGTGAGCCTTGGCAAAATTGAAGCATTGCTTCCTCAAAGCGAGCAAATGCCAAATGAGCAGTATAAACCTCATGATCGTATTAAAGTGTATATTACGAAAGTAGAAAAAACAACAAAAGGACCACAAATCTATGTTTCACGTACGCATCCAGGTCTTTTAAAACGTCTTTTCGAAAAAGAAGTTCCGGAAATCTATGACGGTACAGTTGAATTAAAATCAGTAGCTCGCGAAGCTGGAGACCGTTCAAAAATCTCTGTTCATTCTGAGTATGCTGAAGTAGATCCGGTCGGCTCTTGTGTTGGGCCAAAAGGTCAGCGCGTACAGGCTGTTGTGAATGAACTAAAAGGTGAAAAAATTGACATCGTTCGCTGGTCAAATGACCCAGTTGAATTTGTTGCCAATGCCCTAAGTCCATCTAAGGTAGTAGATGTGATTGTAGATGAAAATGAAAAAGCAACAACTGTTATCGTTCCTGACTATCAGCTGTCACTTGCAATTGGTAAGCGTGGACAAAATGCACGTCTAGCCGCTAAGCTGACAGGCTGGAAAATTGATATTAAAAGTCAATCAGAAGCTGAGCAAGAAGGTATGGTTGTAAAAAGCAGCGATGATATGCTAGTAAGTCAACATGCATTTGATTCAGATGAAGATATGGAATAA
- the rimP gene encoding ribosome maturation factor RimP, producing MSKNVKQTVEEMVSPILEEMNLELVEIEYVKEGKDWFLRVFIDSDTGVDIEDCGAVSEKLSEKMDAVDPIPHNYFLEVSSPGAERPLKKDKDFERAIGKHVYIKTYEPIEGAKEFEGELQSFDGETVTLSIRIKTRTKTVILPYDKVAFARLAIVF from the coding sequence ATGAGTAAAAATGTAAAACAAACAGTGGAAGAAATGGTTTCCCCTATCTTAGAGGAAATGAATTTAGAGCTTGTTGAAATTGAATACGTAAAAGAAGGAAAAGATTGGTTTTTACGTGTGTTTATCGACTCTGATACCGGCGTGGATATCGAAGACTGCGGAGCAGTAAGTGAAAAATTGAGTGAGAAAATGGATGCAGTAGATCCAATCCCTCATAACTATTTTTTAGAAGTATCATCGCCTGGTGCGGAACGCCCATTAAAAAAAGATAAAGATTTTGAACGTGCAATTGGTAAGCATGTATACATAAAAACATATGAACCAATTGAAGGTGCAAAAGAATTTGAAGGCGAATTACAATCATTTGACGGAGAAACTGTCACATTATCTATTCGTATCAAAACACGCACAAAAACGGTGATTTTACCATATGACAAAGTCGCTTTTGCTCGATTAGCGATTGTATTTTAA
- the rbfA gene encoding 30S ribosome-binding factor RbfA, whose translation MNIRATRVGEQMKKEMGEILNRKIKDPRIGFVTVTDVQVSGDLQQAKVYISVLGDAEQRENTLKGLAKAKGFIRSEIGQRIRLRKTPEITFEFDESIDYGNRIESLLHEIKKESDDHQENE comes from the coding sequence ATGAACATAAGAGCAACTAGAGTCGGAGAACAAATGAAAAAAGAGATGGGCGAGATTTTAAATCGTAAAATCAAGGATCCGCGCATCGGTTTTGTGACTGTAACAGATGTTCAAGTATCAGGCGATTTACAGCAAGCGAAAGTTTATATCTCTGTTTTAGGAGATGCTGAACAGCGTGAGAATACGTTAAAAGGCCTTGCGAAAGCAAAGGGATTTATCCGCTCAGAAATCGGTCAGCGCATTCGCTTACGTAAAACACCTGAAATTACGTTTGAGTTTGATGAATCAATTGATTATGGTAATCGAATTGAATCATTGCTTCATGAAATAAAAAAAGAAAGCGATGACCATCAAGAGAACGAATAA
- a CDS encoding YlxQ family RNA-binding protein: MNEQWISFLGLANRARKLISGEELVVREVRKQKAKLVLLASDASENTKKKVTDKCSYYNVSVRMVPDRYTLGQAIGKDARVVVAVMDEGFAKKLATMLG, translated from the coding sequence ATGAATGAACAGTGGATCTCTTTTTTAGGGCTTGCAAACCGTGCACGCAAATTGATTTCTGGAGAAGAACTTGTGGTTAGAGAAGTTCGGAAACAAAAAGCAAAGTTAGTACTTTTAGCAAGCGATGCGTCTGAAAACACAAAGAAAAAAGTAACGGATAAATGTTCTTACTACAACGTTTCGGTTAGAATGGTTCCCGATCGCTACACGCTAGGTCAAGCGATTGGTAAAGATGCTCGAGTTGTGGTAGCCGTTATGGACGAGGGATTTGCTAAAAAGCTAGCAACGATGCTCGGTTAA